The region TAGAGAAACTCGAAAGACATGATATTCAACTTATCAATCCGCATGTAATTATAACTCAGGAAAAGCAGCTCTTTAAGATCGAAGCTTCTGTCGGCTTACCTAGTGGTGAACTATTCGCCCAGGCGAAAAATGAAAACCTGTATGCTGCAATTACAGCAATGGGTAAAAAGCTGGAAAAACAGCTAAATCGCCTGACTCATAAACCCCAAGCTCAACGTCATGTTTCGCCAACAGCTGAAACAGGTAATGATTTCGAGTATGACTATAAGGAGGAAACTGCAGCTTGATGTTTTATAATTTATCGAAAGCAAAGCACACCCTCGGGTGTGCTTTTTTTATGCAAACTAAACAGAATGAGCAATCTTCATCATTATTTGATTGACACTGATGCCCTAGCACTTTAATTTTAAGTCTATGAATATTTTATCTCAGTTAAATTTTATTTTCTTTTTTATACAGCCCCCATATTGAGGCGGATTTTTTGTGTAAAAACGAAAATGAAATAAAAGCCTCCCACATGGGGGGCTTTTTATTATTGAGTATTTTAATGCTAACTGTTCAAAGACAAGCAGCTAAGCAATCGTCATTGAGGCTATTATGAAAAAAGCGCCAGAGTTAAGTCATACAAGAGAACAAATTACTGCGCTAGATAAGGACTTATTAGCCTTGCTCGCGAAAAGACGTAACTTAAGTCTCGACGTAGCCAGAAGTAAAGAAGTCGATGTCAGGCCTATCAGAGATACCCAAAGGGAAAAGGAGCTTTTAGAGCGCTTAGTACTCCAAGGTCGAGAGCAAGGGTTAGATGCTCATTTCGTTATTTCCTTATATCAAAGCATCATCGAAGACTCGGTGTTAAATCAGCAAGCTTACTTACATGGTCGCGCCAATCCTGAAATACAGCAATTACAATCAACCATTGCTTATCTTGGTGCAAGAGGATCATATTCTTATCTTGCAGCAAGTCGATTTTGTCAAAGACGCCAAGTAGAAATGATTGATTTAGGTTGCCAAAGTTTCAGTGAAATTATTAATTCTGTCGAATTAGGTCATGCTGATTTAGGTTTTTTACCGATTGAAAATACATCTTCAGGTTCTATCAACGAAGTCTATGATGTGTTACAGCACACTTCTTTATCTATCGTGGGTGAAACAACCATTGAAGTGGGTCATTGTTTATTAACTAAGAACAATACCGATTTAGCGAAAATAAAAACTGTTTTTGCACATCCTCAACCTATTAGCCAATGCAGTCATTGGTTAACTCAGCACCCACAGTTAACTTTAGCTTATTGCTCAAGTAGTGCTGAGGCGATGCAAAAAGTCATTGATGCAGAGGATGATAGTGTCGCTGCTATTGGTAGTGCTGAAGGTGGCGCCTTGTATCAACTGTCGGCCACGGAATCAGGTCTGGCAAATCAGAAAATAAATCAAAGTCGTTTTATCGTTGTTGCTCGTAAAGCTGTCGCAGTGCCTACTCAGCTTCCCGCTAAAACCACCTTAATTATGGCTACAGGCCAGAAACCTGGCGCCTTAGTAGAAGCATTATTAGTATTAAAAGTGCACAATATTAATATGAGCAAACTCGAGTCCCGCCCTATTCCAGGCACGCCTTGGGAAGAAATGTTCTATCTTGATGTGGACGCTAACCTTGCAAGTTCTAATATGCAGCAAGCGCTAAAAGAATTAGAACGCTTAACCCGTTTTGTAAAAGTGCTAGGTTGTTACCCTTGTGAAACCGTTAAACCAACTCAATTAAATAATAGCCAACTGGTAATAGAACCTATCAGTTCTAAAGCAACCAATGTATTAATCTCTGATGATATTGATGCACCAAAACACTCTAAACTATACAAACAAGAACCAACCGTCATTGCCACTAAACAATGTGATATTGGTGCACGCGACATTATTACCCTTGAACAAATATCCCTTCCTGTGGCTGATGACATGTTTGCTGCAAATGTAAAAAGCATTAAAGAAGCAGGGTTTCAGGGTATTCTTTTACAAGGACTAGATAGTGTAACGACATTAGCGTTAAAAGATTATTGTCATCTTATCGAACAGGCAGGCTTGTTGAGTGCCATTGAAGTTAACTCAGTCAGCTCATTTGACTCAGCACTTAAATCTGCAGATATGCTCTACCTGTCAGGTAAAGAGATGTTTAATAATGAATTACTTGATTTAGCAGGTTCTATCAGTAAACCCGTTTTACTCGAACGTAACACCATGGCCAGTACAATTGACTGGCTCTGTGCAGCAGATAAAGTTTTAACCAAAGGTAACCAGCAGCTTATTTTAGTTGAAGCTGGCACTCGCAGTTTTACAAACCCTGAGAAATTAGCATTGGATTTAGCTGGATTAGTTGAAATTAAAAACACCAGCCACTTACCTATCATCGTCAACACCAGTTATGCCGTTGATGCGAGTCAACTTCACTGCCAAGCACTTGCAGTAAAGAAATTGCTGGCAAATGGACTCATCATTAATGAAGTCCAATTAATTGAAGAAGATAAACAAGAGCATTTATTACATCAACTTCATCAATAACACTCTAGGCTAACTCTAAAGCTTAGCAATAAATTTTGAACAGAAAAAAACCGAACTTATGTTCGGTTTTTTTTACGCTTTTTGCCTAATACTGACGGCTAATACATAAACACATTATCATTTAAACCCAACCAGCCTTTAAAAACACGATAGCTAAACCAAATTAGTGCGAATGCAAGAATAGGCACACTTAGCCATAGTTGAGGAACACAATAACCAATTATCAGTAATGGCATAAGACCAGTAATACTGTTTCTTTGCCAGCGCAAATGAGAAGCAAGTAGTGAAGCCGAAGAATTATGGGTTTGTGTCAAGTTGATCAGTAGACTAAAAAAGACTGGTAAAAAAAATAGCGGGAATGCACTCATTAATGCATATAAAAAATGCCCAAGTGATAAATCTTCTGCGGTGTAAACCTCAGTATTAGTCATCAGATTATCACTCCTATCGTATAAAATTAAGGGAGCTACTTCGCCATAACTCCCCCTTAACCATAATCCTAGATCAATGATTTCGCAATATTAATCATCTTCATTACGCGTTAATTACTTTTCATGTCATTTACCGACTGCAACATTGCACGACTTTCATGCTGAAACTGTGGGGCAAAATCACCAAACCACTGAGCAACTTGTTTAAATTGAGACACAAACTCTTCTCTATTACCTGCTTTCAATAACTCTAACGCTTGACGATAATTATCGAGATAATCGCTAATCGCGATTTGACTGCCTTCTTGGGCAAATATAATATCGGCATACAGCTCAGGATCTTGAGCAAACAAGCGCCCTACCATAGCTAACTCTAAACGATAAATCGGTGAACTAAATTGCAATAAAGTATCGATATCAGCTTGTTCTTTACATAAATTCAAACCATATACAAAGGTTGAAAAATGGCGCATAGCTTGAACTAGCTGCATGGCTTTATCGTGTTTTTGTGCATCTTCATTAACGATGCGCGCTCCCCAGATGATGATCTGATCGAGCAACCACTGATAAGCTTCTGGATGGCGGCCATCACAGACCACAACGACCTGTTTAGCTAGGCTGCCAACATCTGGGCCAAACATTGGGTGTAAACCCACTACAGGGCCTTTATGGGCGGCTAACATCGCGTTTAACGGTTCAGTTTTAACTGAGGTTAAATCCGCAAGAATACAGTTATCAGGTAAATTATTTAGCTGATTGCTAATCACATCGCAAGTGACATTAATAGGTACGGTAACAATGACCATGCCCGCGCCATCAAATAACTCTTCAGCTCTATGCCAATCATTTTTATCAAGACTCTTTACTTGGTAACCTGATAACGTCAGCATTTGACTAAACAAACCACCAAGCTGACCTTCACCACCGACAATAACGATATGTCCAAGATCTGTTTTCACTTGCTTAAAGCCTACGTCTTTTTCATTAAGATATGACTCACGCATTAACCGACGAAGAATATCTTCAATTAATTGCGGTGACACATTCATATCGCTCGCTTCTTTACGACGTTTAGCCAACATAGAAGCTTCACGTTGCGGAGCATAGATAGGAACACCAGCGGCATGCTTTACTGTCCCCACTTGTGCGACAAAATCTAATCGTTTACGTAATAAATTCAAAAGTTGTTGGTCAACGCCATCAATGAGGTCGCGCAAGTTTTCTAAATCTAAAGTGGTTTTTTCATTCATAGCTTTATCCATCCATCGTCGCAACTAAGCAGCGAATCGATTAGGTAATACGGTTTTGAGTAAATTAGCATTGCTACGCAATAAAGTCTCAGTAGTTTGCCAATTAATACATGAATCTGTAACCGACACACCATAAGCAAGCTCTGATAATGGCTTATTACTTGATTGGTTACCTTCATTTAGATGGCTTTCTAACATCACACCAATAATCGAACGATTACCTGCATGTATTTGATTAAACACATCCTCACAAACTAAGGTTTGTCTTGAGTAGTCTTTTGATGAATTCCCATGGCTGCAATCAATGATTAATCTGGCATTTAATTTTGATTGATGTAACTGCTCTTCACATTCAGCCACACTTTTTGCATCATAATTTGGTGCTTTACCGCCGCGTAGAATGACATGCCCATCCGGATTACCCGCAGTTTGCAGTAAAGAGACTTGTCCTTGTTGATTTATTCCCATAAATCTATGGCTACTTGCCGCTGATTGTAATGCATTAATGGCGACACCCAGTTTACCGTCGGTTCCATTTTTAAAACCAACTGGCATAGATAAACCTGAAGCCATTTCGCGGTGGGTTTGCGACTCAGTGGTTCTTGCACCAATGGCTGACCAGGTGACTAATTCAGACATGTATTGAGGACTAATTGGGTCTAATGCTTCTGTTGCGACAGGCAGCTCAAGTTCTGCAAGCCAGATCATCAACTCGCGAGCCATTCGAAGTCCTTTCTCAACATCGAATGATTCATTCATATCAGGATCATTAATAAGCCCTTTCCAGCCAACTGTCGTACGCGGCTTTTCAAAGTAAACACGCATTAGGATATAAAACTCGCCACTTAGCTCATCATGTAGTTTTTTAAGCTTTAGTGCATATTCTTTAGCGGCATCAATATCATGAATAGAACAAGGGCCAGTGACGATTAATACACGATTGTCACGTTTGTGAACGATATCAGCAACCGTTTTACGGGCATCCAATATGTACTGGCAAGCATGTTTAGAAAGCGGTAATTCCTTTTTAAGCTCGGCTGGTGTAACGAGGACTTTTTCAGAACTAATGTGGATGTTATTAATCGTATCTTGTTGCATGGCTATACTCACTTCTCAAATTTTTTATGCTTGTGTAACACACTGTGTATTGGGGGACGCCCCGAAAGTATCAGCGTAACGCTACACCATTACAAACTTGAGCTAACTATGCCTTGGATTTAGCCTATGATCAACCTATAAGTTTCAACAATTAAATTTTATTTTCCTTCTAAACACAAAAACCCGCCATAAAGGCGGGCTATTGTGCGAACACTGCATCTAATTTTTTTAAGCGGGTAACTAGTCTTACTTAGTTGCCAACTTTTCACGGATACGTGCAGATTTACCTGAACGATCACGTAAGTAGTAAAGCTTAGCACGACGAACACGACCGCGACGCTTAACTTCGATGCTAGCTACTAGTTTACTGTGCGTTTGGAAACCACGCTCAACACCTTCGCCATTAGAGATTTTACGTACTGTAAATGCAGAATGAAGACCACGGTTACGCTTAGCGATAACCACACCTTCAAACGCTTGAAGACGTTCTTTACTGCCTTCAACTACACGTACCTTAACTACTACTGTATCACCAGCACCAAATTCAGGTACATCTGTTTTCATTTGCTCTTCGTTGAGCATTTTAATGATGTTGTTCATATCTTACTCCGTTCTAGTAATAACTGGGCTTATGACTACACAGGTTTGTCTAAATCTTTGACAAACTCCGCTAAAAGAGTCTTTTGTTCGCCAGTCAGAGCTAGATTTTCAAATAATTCTGGTCGTCTCAAAAAAGTCCTACCAAGACTTTGTTGTGACCGCCAGAGTCTAATTTTTTTGTGGTCACCGCTTAAAAGCACTGCTGGTACACCGACACCATCTAAGTTTTCAGGGCGAGTATAGTGTGGGCAATCCAATAAACCATCAGAGAAAGAATCTTGCTCTGCTGACGCTTGCTTACCTAGTACACCAGGTACTAACCTTGCAACTGAATCGATTAAAGTCATCGCTGGTAACTCTCCGCCCGAAAGCACATAATCACCAATTGACCACTCTTCATCTATTTCAGATTGGATAATACGTTCGTCAACACCTTCGTATCGACCACATACCAACACCAAACTTGATGACTTACTTAACTCAGAAACGCCTTGCTGATCCAGCTTACGTCCCTGAGGTGATAAATAAATCACCTTCGCACCGTCACCTGCCGCAGCTTTCGCTGCATGAATAGCATCGCGTAACGGTTGCACCATCATCAACATTCCTGGACCACCACCGTAAGGACGGTCATCAACAGTATTGTGTCGATCATGTGTGAAATCACGAGGATTCCACGTTTGCAACTCTAACAAGCCGTTTTTCACGGCACGACCCGTAACTCCAAAGTCTGTAACAGCACGAAACATCTCAGGAAACAGGGTTACTACCCCTAACCGCATATGACGTACCTCGACTTAAAAGTCTGGATCCCAATCCACTATGATCTGTTTACTTTGCAAGTTCACCTCAAGGACGAACTGCTCAGGGACAAAGGGAATCATTCGCTCCGCTTTGCCAAAAGCATCTTTTACGTTAGCTTTAACAAGGAGTACATCGTTAGATCCTGTTTCCACGATCTGATCGACTTCACCCATGTTGTAACCTTTGGTATTAGTCACAGTACAACCAATCAAATCTCGCCAGTAGAATTCATCTTCTGACAAGTTTTGCATTTGGTCCGGCTGAATTGCAATCTCACAATTTGTAAGAGCTTGCGCATCCTCACGTGTATTTACCCCTTCAAGACAAGCAACTACTGCTTTACCTTGAAGACGCCACTGAGTGACCTTCACCTCACGCCATTCACCTTGTTCTTTTATGTACCAAGGAGAATAATCAAAAATACCTTCAACAGAATCGGTATAAGAAGTGATTTTCATCCAACCTTTAATACCATGACTAGAACCTATTTTGCCTAGTACGATGGGTTGTTGATTACTACTCATCTATTTATACCTTAACGCTATTAAGCAGCAACTGCTTTGCGAGCGTCTTTGATCAATTTTGCTACACGTTCTGAAGTCATTGCTCCAGTTGCAACCCAATGGTCAACACGGTCAAGATCTAAACGTAAAGTTTCTTCTTGGCCTTTAGCTAAAGGGTTGAAAAAACCAACACGTTCGATGAAACGACCGTCACGTGCATTGCGGCTATCAGCTACAACGATACTGTAAAATGGACGCTTTTTTGCGCCGCCACGAGCTAAACGAATGGTAACCATGCGTTTTATTCCTCTAATGATTTGCTAGAAGCAAAAATAAAAAACCGGGACTCCGTGTTCGCGAAGAGCCCAGTAGAAAGCCGCAAGATTTTACCTGACTTTTCAACTAATGCAACTAAATCCGTCGATTATTACATCGAAGGTTTAATCACCATATCAAGTCAAAATAAACCTAAGCGACTGTATTTGAATAGATACATATGAATAAAGAGTGTAATTAACGGCCCGGAAACTTCATTCCAGGAGGCATCATACCGCCCATACTGCGCATCATTTTCTTCATTCCGCCTTTACCAGACATCTTTTTCATCATTTTCTGCATTTGTGTAAACTGCTTTAAAAGACGATTAACATCTTGAATTTGCGTACCTGAACCTGCTGCAATACGACGTTTACGAGAACCTTTGATGATATCAGGGCGTTTACGTTCACCTGGTGTCATAGAGCTAATAATCGCTTCCATTTGGCCAGTCATTTTTCCATCTTGAACTTGAGCAAGCGCTTCAGGTGGCAGTTGACCTACACCCGGCAGCTTTTCAATCATGTTCATCATACCACCCATGTTCTTCATTTGTTGAAGCTGTTCACGGAAATCCTCTAAATCGAAACCGCCACCAGATTTAACTTTTGAAGCAAGCTTCATGGCTTTATCTTTATCTACGCCACGTTCTACTTCTTCAATTAATGAAAGAACGTCACCCATACCAAGAATGCGAGAAGCAATACGTTCAGGGTGGAATGGCTCTAGTGCATCAATTTTTTCACCGACACCTAGAAACTTAATAGGCTTGCCAGTGATGTTACGAATAGATAAAGCTGCACCGCCACGAGCATCACCATCAATTTTGGTAAGAATAATACCAGTTAATGGTAACGCTTCGTTAAATGACTTAGCCGTATTTGCCGCATCTTGACCCGTCATGGCATCAACAACAAATAATGTTTCTACAGGTTTTACTGCTGCATGAAGATCTTTAATCTCATCCATCATTGCTTCGTCAACATGCAAGCGACCTGCAGTATCGACAATAACAACATCAATGAATTTTAGTTTTGCGTGTTC is a window of Shewanella donghaensis DNA encoding:
- the hpf gene encoding ribosome hibernation-promoting factor, HPF/YfiA family; translated protein: MLKITSKQLEVTAPILERIEGQIEKLERHDIQLINPHVIITQEKQLFKIEASVGLPSGELFAQAKNENLYAAITAMGKKLEKQLNRLTHKPQAQRHVSPTAETGNDFEYDYKEETAA
- the rplS gene encoding 50S ribosomal protein L19, whose product is MNNIIKMLNEEQMKTDVPEFGAGDTVVVKVRVVEGSKERLQAFEGVVIAKRNRGLHSAFTVRKISNGEGVERGFQTHSKLVASIEVKRRGRVRRAKLYYLRDRSGKSARIREKLATK
- the tyrA gene encoding bifunctional chorismate mutase/prephenate dehydrogenase; this encodes MNEKTTLDLENLRDLIDGVDQQLLNLLRKRLDFVAQVGTVKHAAGVPIYAPQREASMLAKRRKEASDMNVSPQLIEDILRRLMRESYLNEKDVGFKQVKTDLGHIVIVGGEGQLGGLFSQMLTLSGYQVKSLDKNDWHRAEELFDGAGMVIVTVPINVTCDVISNQLNNLPDNCILADLTSVKTEPLNAMLAAHKGPVVGLHPMFGPDVGSLAKQVVVVCDGRHPEAYQWLLDQIIIWGARIVNEDAQKHDKAMQLVQAMRHFSTFVYGLNLCKEQADIDTLLQFSSPIYRLELAMVGRLFAQDPELYADIIFAQEGSQIAISDYLDNYRQALELLKAGNREEFVSQFKQVAQWFGDFAPQFQHESRAMLQSVNDMKSN
- the rpsP gene encoding 30S ribosomal protein S16 gives rise to the protein MVTIRLARGGAKKRPFYSIVVADSRNARDGRFIERVGFFNPLAKGQEETLRLDLDRVDHWVATGAMTSERVAKLIKDARKAVAA
- the ffh gene encoding signal recognition particle protein; the encoded protein is MFENLSDRLSRTLKNISGRGRLTEDNIKDTLREVRMALLEADVALPVVRQFVNSVKERAVGQEVSKSLSPGQAFIKIVQNELEIAMGEANEALDLASQPPAVLMMAGLQGAGKTTSVAKLAKFLREREKKSVLVVSADVYRPAAIKQLETLAAEVEVEFFPSDVSQKPVDIATAAIEHAKLKFIDVVIVDTAGRLHVDEAMMDEIKDLHAAVKPVETLFVVDAMTGQDAANTAKSFNEALPLTGIILTKIDGDARGGAALSIRNITGKPIKFLGVGEKIDALEPFHPERIASRILGMGDVLSLIEEVERGVDKDKAMKLASKVKSGGGFDLEDFREQLQQMKNMGGMMNMIEKLPGVGQLPPEALAQVQDGKMTGQMEAIISSMTPGERKRPDIIKGSRKRRIAAGSGTQIQDVNRLLKQFTQMQKMMKKMSGKGGMKKMMRSMGGMMPPGMKFPGR
- a CDS encoding 3-deoxy-7-phosphoheptulonate synthase; translated protein: MQQDTINNIHISSEKVLVTPAELKKELPLSKHACQYILDARKTVADIVHKRDNRVLIVTGPCSIHDIDAAKEYALKLKKLHDELSGEFYILMRVYFEKPRTTVGWKGLINDPDMNESFDVEKGLRMARELMIWLAELELPVATEALDPISPQYMSELVTWSAIGARTTESQTHREMASGLSMPVGFKNGTDGKLGVAINALQSAASSHRFMGINQQGQVSLLQTAGNPDGHVILRGGKAPNYDAKSVAECEEQLHQSKLNARLIIDCSHGNSSKDYSRQTLVCEDVFNQIHAGNRSIIGVMLESHLNEGNQSSNKPLSELAYGVSVTDSCINWQTTETLLRSNANLLKTVLPNRFAA
- the rimM gene encoding ribosome maturation factor RimM (Essential for efficient processing of 16S rRNA); this translates as MSSNQQPIVLGKIGSSHGIKGWMKITSYTDSVEGIFDYSPWYIKEQGEWREVKVTQWRLQGKAVVACLEGVNTREDAQALTNCEIAIQPDQMQNLSEDEFYWRDLIGCTVTNTKGYNMGEVDQIVETGSNDVLLVKANVKDAFGKAERMIPFVPEQFVLEVNLQSKQIIVDWDPDF
- the trmD gene encoding tRNA (guanosine(37)-N1)-methyltransferase TrmD, which codes for MRLGVVTLFPEMFRAVTDFGVTGRAVKNGLLELQTWNPRDFTHDRHNTVDDRPYGGGPGMLMMVQPLRDAIHAAKAAAGDGAKVIYLSPQGRKLDQQGVSELSKSSSLVLVCGRYEGVDERIIQSEIDEEWSIGDYVLSGGELPAMTLIDSVARLVPGVLGKQASAEQDSFSDGLLDCPHYTRPENLDGVGVPAVLLSGDHKKIRLWRSQQSLGRTFLRRPELFENLALTGEQKTLLAEFVKDLDKPV
- the pheA gene encoding prephenate dehydratase — translated: MKKAPELSHTREQITALDKDLLALLAKRRNLSLDVARSKEVDVRPIRDTQREKELLERLVLQGREQGLDAHFVISLYQSIIEDSVLNQQAYLHGRANPEIQQLQSTIAYLGARGSYSYLAASRFCQRRQVEMIDLGCQSFSEIINSVELGHADLGFLPIENTSSGSINEVYDVLQHTSLSIVGETTIEVGHCLLTKNNTDLAKIKTVFAHPQPISQCSHWLTQHPQLTLAYCSSSAEAMQKVIDAEDDSVAAIGSAEGGALYQLSATESGLANQKINQSRFIVVARKAVAVPTQLPAKTTLIMATGQKPGALVEALLVLKVHNINMSKLESRPIPGTPWEEMFYLDVDANLASSNMQQALKELERLTRFVKVLGCYPCETVKPTQLNNSQLVIEPISSKATNVLISDDIDAPKHSKLYKQEPTVIATKQCDIGARDIITLEQISLPVADDMFAANVKSIKEAGFQGILLQGLDSVTTLALKDYCHLIEQAGLLSAIEVNSVSSFDSALKSADMLYLSGKEMFNNELLDLAGSISKPVLLERNTMASTIDWLCAADKVLTKGNQQLILVEAGTRSFTNPEKLALDLAGLVEIKNTSHLPIIVNTSYAVDASQLHCQALAVKKLLANGLIINEVQLIEEDKQEHLLHQLHQ